A portion of the Sandaracinobacteroides saxicola genome contains these proteins:
- a CDS encoding acyl-CoA dehydrogenase family protein — MARRFTADAITPHAAEWDEKHLFPRDTIRAAAELGFASIYVSEASGGIGLGRLEAALIMEAMAYGCPATSSFISIHNMAAWMIDCFGGAEVKAKFLPDLVGMVKMASYCLTEPGSGSDAAALKTSAKRDGDHYVVNGTKQFISGAGVNDIYVTMVRTGGDGPKGISCLVIEKGMEGLSFGAPERKLGWNASPTAQVIFDNVRVPVENRVGAEGDGFRFAMAGLDGGRLNIGACSLGGAQRCLDEAIAYTKERQQFGQPVADFQNTQFMLADMATELEAARALLYLAAAKVSANAPDKSRFSAMAKRLATDTGSSVVDRALQLHGGYGYLRDYPIERFWRDLRVHSILEGTNQVMRMIVGRDLLRQ, encoded by the coding sequence ATGGCGCGGCGGTTCACTGCTGATGCCATTACGCCGCATGCCGCCGAGTGGGACGAGAAGCATCTGTTTCCGCGCGACACCATCCGTGCCGCTGCCGAGCTGGGGTTCGCCTCCATCTATGTCAGCGAGGCGTCGGGGGGGATCGGGCTGGGGCGACTGGAGGCGGCGCTGATCATGGAGGCGATGGCCTATGGCTGCCCGGCGACCTCCTCCTTCATCTCGATCCACAACATGGCGGCCTGGATGATCGACTGTTTCGGCGGCGCCGAGGTGAAGGCGAAGTTCCTCCCCGATCTGGTCGGCATGGTCAAAATGGCCTCCTATTGCCTGACCGAACCCGGCAGCGGCTCGGACGCGGCGGCGCTGAAGACCAGCGCGAAGCGGGATGGTGACCATTATGTGGTGAACGGCACCAAGCAGTTCATTTCCGGCGCCGGGGTGAACGACATCTATGTGACCATGGTGCGCACCGGGGGGGACGGGCCGAAGGGCATCAGCTGCCTGGTGATCGAGAAGGGGATGGAGGGGCTGAGTTTCGGCGCGCCGGAACGGAAACTCGGGTGGAACGCCTCGCCGACGGCGCAGGTGATTTTCGACAATGTCCGCGTGCCGGTGGAAAACCGGGTGGGCGCGGAGGGGGACGGGTTCCGCTTTGCCATGGCGGGGCTGGACGGTGGGCGGCTGAACATCGGCGCCTGTTCGCTGGGCGGCGCGCAGCGCTGCCTGGACGAGGCGATTGCCTACACGAAAGAGCGGCAGCAGTTCGGCCAGCCGGTCGCGGATTTCCAGAACACGCAGTTCATGCTGGCCGACATGGCGACCGAGCTGGAGGCGGCGCGGGCGCTGCTTTATCTGGCGGCGGCGAAGGTGAGCGCCAATGCGCCGGACAAGAGCCGCTTTTCCGCGATGGCGAAGCGGCTGGCGACGGATACCGGTTCGTCGGTGGTGGACCGGGCGTTGCAGCTGCACGGCGGCTATGGCTATCTGCGCGACTATCCGATCGAGCGCTTCTGGCGCGACCTGCGCGTGCATTCGATCCTGGAGGGGACGAACCAGGTGATGCGGATGATCGTGGGCCGGGACCTGTTGCGGCAATGA
- a CDS encoding enoyl-CoA hydratase/isomerase family protein: MSGVIADVMGGAGRLRLNRPGALHALTLEMVHAMTDALLAWRDDAAVKAVLIDHAEGRGFCAGGDIAFLRESALAGRAEGRRFFHDEYRLNHLLFSYAKPVVAFMDGITMGGGVGISQPARFRIATENTRFAMPETGIGLFPDVGGGWYLSRLPGRVGAYLALTGARLDGAECLSVGLATHYLPAASLEAVKAAIADAPGEIEAILDAHAVAPPAAKLEAQRADIDRLFASDDYEAILAALAADGSAWAAATLKTLQAKSPQTCKVALRQLATSATLPDFAANMVMEYRIASRVLTRPDFIEGVRAVIVDKDHAPRWDPATPQGVTPALLDSIFAPLEQEWTPL; the protein is encoded by the coding sequence ATGAGCGGGGTGATCGCCGATGTGATGGGCGGCGCCGGCCGGCTGCGGCTGAACCGGCCCGGGGCGCTGCATGCGCTGACGCTGGAGATGGTCCATGCGATGACCGACGCGCTGCTGGCGTGGCGGGACGATGCAGCGGTGAAAGCCGTGCTGATCGACCATGCCGAGGGGCGCGGCTTTTGCGCGGGCGGCGACATCGCCTTCCTGCGCGAATCGGCGCTGGCGGGGCGCGCCGAGGGGCGGCGGTTCTTTCATGACGAATATCGGCTGAACCATCTGCTGTTCAGCTACGCCAAGCCGGTGGTGGCGTTCATGGACGGCATCACCATGGGCGGCGGCGTGGGGATTTCGCAGCCGGCGCGGTTCCGGATCGCCACCGAGAACACGCGCTTTGCCATGCCGGAGACGGGGATCGGCTTGTTCCCGGATGTCGGTGGCGGCTGGTATCTGTCGCGGCTGCCGGGGCGGGTGGGCGCCTATCTGGCGCTGACTGGGGCGCGGCTGGACGGGGCGGAGTGCCTGAGCGTGGGGCTGGCGACGCATTATCTGCCCGCCGCCTCGCTGGAGGCGGTGAAGGCGGCGATTGCGGATGCGCCGGGTGAGATCGAGGCGATCCTGGACGCGCATGCGGTGGCGCCGCCAGCGGCGAAGCTGGAGGCGCAGCGGGCAGACATCGACCGCTTGTTCGCCAGCGATGATTATGAGGCGATCCTGGCGGCGCTGGCGGCGGATGGCAGCGCGTGGGCGGCGGCGACGCTGAAGACACTTCAGGCGAAGTCGCCGCAGACCTGCAAGGTGGCGTTGCGGCAGCTGGCGACCAGCGCCACGCTGCCGGATTTCGCCGCGAACATGGTGATGGAATATCGGATCGCGTCGCGCGTGCTGACCCGGCCGGACTTCATCGAGGGGGTGCGCGCGGTGATCGTGGACAAGGATCATGCGCCGCGCTGGGACCCGGCGACGCCGCAAGGGGTGACGCCGGCGCTGCTCGACAGCATTTTCGCGCCGTTGGAACAGGAATGGACGCCGCTATGA
- a CDS encoding enoyl-CoA hydratase-related protein has translation MSYETILVETIGAVTRITLNRPQALNALNSAVLRELIAAFRAFDADATQRCAILTGSEKAFAAGADIKEMQGQSFADMYGGNFFYGYEAVTATRKPWIAAVSGFALGGGCELAMMADFIIAGDNAKFGQPEIKLAVTPGMGGSQRLTRAIGKAKAMEMCLTGRMMGAVEAEAAGLVARVVPAAELQAEALKSAEAVAAMAPLAAMAAKEMVNAAFETTLAQGINFERRLFHGLFGSADQKEGMAAFVEKRPGVWSGQ, from the coding sequence ATGAGTTATGAGACGATCCTGGTGGAGACGATCGGCGCGGTGACGCGCATCACGCTCAACCGGCCGCAGGCGTTGAACGCGCTGAATAGCGCAGTGCTGCGCGAGCTCATCGCGGCGTTCCGGGCGTTCGATGCCGATGCGACGCAGCGCTGCGCCATCCTGACCGGCAGCGAGAAGGCGTTCGCCGCCGGTGCCGACATCAAGGAGATGCAGGGCCAGTCCTTCGCCGACATGTATGGCGGCAATTTCTTCTATGGTTATGAGGCGGTTACCGCGACGCGCAAGCCGTGGATCGCGGCAGTCTCGGGCTTCGCGCTGGGCGGCGGCTGCGAGCTGGCGATGATGGCGGACTTCATCATCGCGGGCGACAATGCCAAGTTCGGCCAGCCGGAAATCAAGCTGGCGGTGACGCCGGGCATGGGGGGATCGCAACGGCTGACGCGCGCCATCGGCAAGGCGAAGGCGATGGAAATGTGCCTGACCGGCCGGATGATGGGCGCGGTAGAGGCCGAAGCCGCAGGGCTGGTGGCCCGCGTGGTGCCGGCGGCCGAGCTGCAGGCCGAAGCGCTGAAATCCGCCGAAGCGGTGGCGGCGATGGCGCCGCTCGCCGCAATGGCGGCGAAGGAGATGGTGAACGCGGCGTTCGAGACGACGCTGGCCCAGGGCATCAATTTCGAACGGCGGCTGTTCCACGGGCTGTTCGGCAGCGCCGACCAGAAGGAAGGCATGGCGGCGTTCGTGGAGAAGCGGCCGGGCGTGTGGAGCGGGCAATGA
- the mmsB gene encoding 3-hydroxyisobutyrate dehydrogenase, with protein MRIGFVGLGNMGSGMAANLVKAGHAVRAFDLSDAARARAGEAGCMVADSARAAVAEADVVVTMLPNGAIVERVYADDIVGVSPPAALLVDCSTIDVATARRVAESAQGYAMVDAPVSGGIAAANAGTLTFMVGGDGAAFARAEPVLAAMGKAVIHAGGSGAGQAAKICNNMILGATMVATCEAFALAERLGLDLRTFYDISSKASGQSWSMTSYCPVAGVGPVSPADRDFTGGFAAALMLKDLRLATEAAAAAGAEVPMGARAAELYAAFAEAGHGGLDFSAIIRTFQQ; from the coding sequence ATGAGGATTGGCTTCGTCGGGCTGGGCAATATGGGCAGTGGCATGGCCGCCAATCTGGTGAAGGCCGGGCATGCGGTGCGCGCGTTCGACCTGTCCGACGCGGCGCGGGCCCGCGCGGGCGAGGCCGGGTGTATGGTGGCGGACAGCGCGCGCGCGGCAGTGGCGGAGGCGGATGTGGTGGTGACGATGCTGCCCAATGGCGCCATTGTGGAGCGCGTCTATGCTGATGATATCGTGGGGGTTTCGCCGCCGGCTGCACTGCTGGTCGACTGTTCGACGATCGATGTGGCGACGGCGCGGCGGGTGGCGGAGAGTGCTCAGGGATACGCGATGGTCGATGCGCCGGTGTCGGGCGGAATTGCGGCGGCAAACGCCGGCACGCTGACCTTCATGGTCGGCGGTGATGGGGCGGCGTTCGCGCGTGCGGAGCCGGTGCTGGCGGCGATGGGCAAGGCGGTGATCCATGCCGGTGGCAGCGGCGCCGGGCAGGCGGCGAAAATCTGCAACAACATGATCCTGGGCGCGACGATGGTGGCGACCTGCGAGGCGTTCGCGCTGGCGGAGCGGCTGGGACTGGATCTGCGGACCTTCTACGACATTTCCTCCAAGGCGTCGGGGCAGAGCTGGTCGATGACCAGCTATTGCCCGGTGGCGGGCGTCGGCCCTGTTTCACCGGCGGATCGTGATTTCACTGGTGGATTTGCCGCTGCGCTGATGCTGAAGGACCTGAGGCTGGCGACCGAGGCGGCCGCCGCCGCGGGGGCCGAGGTGCCGATGGGGGCACGGGCGGCGGAGCTTTACGCGGCCTTCGCCGAGGCGGGCCATGGTGGCCTGGATTTTTCGGCGATCATCCGAACGTTTCAGCAGTAA
- a CDS encoding ROK family protein, with translation MAGARFGGVELGGTKALALISDGATILDQCRLPTTAPDRLLPPLAAWLAARHAEHPLASLGIASFGPLRLDPAAADFGHMLPTPKPGWSDADIRGGLAGWFDGPVALDTDVNGAALAEGQWGAARGCAVHAYLTIGTGLGGGIVVNGAPLHGLLHPELGHVRVSRPAGASFKGICPFHGDCLEGLIAGPALAARTGLPGEALPPDHPVWAEVCDELADLLATLLLTVSAQRILIGGGVGLALGSRMKRLRAAVADRLGGYLPGIDASSLETIIMPPALGDRAGPLGAIALAKRVFTAETFG, from the coding sequence ATGGCGGGCGCACGGTTTGGCGGCGTTGAGCTGGGCGGCACCAAGGCGCTGGCGCTCATCAGCGACGGCGCCACCATCCTCGATCAGTGCCGCCTGCCCACCACCGCGCCGGACAGGCTGCTGCCGCCGCTCGCCGCCTGGCTTGCCGCCCGCCACGCCGAACATCCGCTCGCCTCGCTGGGCATCGCCAGCTTCGGGCCGCTGCGGCTGGACCCGGCCGCCGCCGATTTCGGCCACATGCTGCCCACCCCCAAGCCCGGATGGAGCGACGCCGACATCCGTGGCGGCCTCGCCGGCTGGTTCGACGGCCCGGTCGCCCTCGACACCGACGTCAACGGCGCCGCCCTGGCGGAGGGGCAGTGGGGCGCCGCCCGGGGCTGTGCCGTCCACGCCTATCTGACCATCGGCACCGGCCTGGGCGGCGGCATCGTGGTGAACGGCGCGCCGCTGCATGGCCTGCTGCACCCGGAACTGGGCCATGTCCGCGTCTCACGACCGGCGGGCGCATCCTTCAAGGGCATCTGCCCCTTCCATGGCGACTGCCTCGAAGGGCTGATCGCCGGCCCCGCGCTCGCCGCCCGCACCGGCCTGCCCGGCGAAGCCCTGCCACCGGACCATCCCGTCTGGGCAGAGGTTTGCGATGAACTCGCCGACCTGCTCGCGACGCTGCTGCTCACGGTCTCGGCGCAGCGCATCCTGATCGGCGGCGGGGTGGGCCTGGCGCTTGGTTCACGGATGAAACGCCTGCGCGCCGCCGTCGCCGACCGGCTTGGCGGCTATCTGCCCGGCATCGACGCCAGCAGCCTCGAAACCATCATCATGCCGCCGGCGCTCGGCGACCGCGCCGGGCCGCTCGGTGCCATTGCACTAGCGAAACGCGTGTTTACTGCTGAAACGTTCGGATGA
- a CDS encoding AMP-binding protein → MASHASVDSVPAAIPTRHNPVRTRADWQAMRDACVADPGAFHGDIAATTIHWFVREQNAWLMRDADGVWRGWDATTGAAVSRALPDGFAPWARAFNGDDAPHWRWFEGGRTNAAFNEVDRHVLAGHGEEAALIFEGDRWDMARDGGRGGPIDSFRVSRKQLLLESVKCALALQALGLKAGDRIALNMPSIVPQIYWTEGAKRLGIVYTPVFGGFSDKTLSDRIADAGARVVVTADGSYRNAQVAAFKTAYTDPALDNFVPVPVAMALLRGQLAEAALGLDAADAARIEAVVAETLAGEVTVERSDVMRGVGRALAELGARLTPAEASKVRIAIASALVEAPPRVEAVVVVRHTGQPDIVWRPERDRWSHELTAAALETLLAAARDAGFAVADEAALQALSDADFVRALWAACPPLPVEADYPLFFIYTSGSTGKPKGAVHGHGGYVAGIAHSMKVAFDAGPGDVIYVVADPGWITGQSYLISAALTTRVTSVISEGSPVFPHAGRFASMIERHGVTIFKAGVTFLKSVMTDAANLADLKAYDMGSLKVATFCAEPTSPAVQAFGMEHVTPRYINSYWATEHGGIAWTHFFGNEDFPLRADAHTYPLPWIVGDVWVEDTQGTGAGLYARDGDDGVPWRVAEEGEKGEIVIAAPYPYLARTIWGDAQGFRVTDGAVDGAWRGDAARWEGGYWRRWRGAWGYTQGDFAVKHGDGSFSLHGRSDDVINVSGHRMGTEEIEGAILRDKALDPESPVGNVLVVGAPHREKGLTPLAFVLPAAGRKLSRDDRRRLADLVRTEKGAVAVPADFLEVSAFPETRSGKYVRRMVRALVEGGELGDTSTLRNPESLDELRRVIDAWSQEQALADEQQLFDRYRYFTIQYNRVAPGKRVATVTVTNPPVNALNERAIDELVIVVEHLARKDDVVAVVFTGQGNASFVAGADIRQMLEEVHSREEALVLPNNAQLAFRRIETMGKPCIAAIQGVALGGGMEFALACHYRVAEPVARFGQPEIRLRLLPGYGGTQRLPRLLADRGGAQGLRDALDLVLGGRSIDAAKAADIGLVDRVVEGSEDALSAAHAAIRDWLLHGAHSALGHAFDERERAISGWEAAEPFDFDAALADAHVQRILRQLDWAGRGAAGARAVEAMRTGWTRGMSAGLRREAELFADAIVDPAGGKTGIRQFMDKTSPPLPVRRDGVWIDGEHAARRERLIAAGEMLPLGAAFYPGVTPIPEWQLAFGVARDAETGAPRFGPPASHERELIVKVERPEPNEALVYMLTSEVNFNDIWALTGIPVSPFDGHEEDVQVTGSGGIALIAALGSEVKAEGRLKVGDLVAVYSGTSDLLSPAAGNDPMFAGFAIQGYETKTGSHAQFLVTQGPQLHPVPADLPLEAAGSYVLNLGTITRCLFTTLAIEPGRTLFVEGAATGTGLDALRSAARTGLQVTGLVSTEERAAFIGTQGAIAAINRRDARFADGFTIVPEAPDAARAWEAAGQPLIEEYRRLNGGRLADYVVSHAGETAFPRSFQLLAEGGVLAFYGASSGYHFSFMGKAGRAMPEVMLRRAGLRGGEAVLLFYGPRSTALLDETGLEMIEAARRFGARTVVAVTTDGQREFLQSLGLEEAIAGIVSLESLRRRAGRDFDWPETMPRLPDAKVDIEAFKAAVRDYQERTMKPFGGAVGAILRSADNPRGAPDLVMERAGQDTLGISTSLVKPFTGRVVFAEEMAGQRFTFYAPQVWTRQRRILMPTAEIRGTHLCNAHEVTRMNDMIAAGLLEVTPPTVVPWEGLPEAHQAMWENRHGAATYVVNHALPAMGLRGRDALLERWASREGDGA, encoded by the coding sequence ATGGCCAGTCATGCCTCCGTCGATTCCGTTCCGGCCGCCATCCCGACTCGGCATAATCCGGTGCGCACGCGGGCGGATTGGCAGGCGATGCGCGACGCCTGCGTGGCCGATCCCGGCGCCTTTCACGGCGACATCGCCGCGACGACGATCCACTGGTTCGTGCGCGAACAGAATGCCTGGCTGATGCGCGATGCCGATGGCGTGTGGCGCGGCTGGGATGCCACGACGGGCGCAGCAGTATCGCGCGCGCTGCCGGATGGTTTCGCGCCCTGGGCGCGGGCGTTCAATGGCGATGACGCGCCGCACTGGCGCTGGTTCGAGGGCGGGCGGACGAACGCCGCGTTCAATGAGGTCGACCGGCATGTGCTGGCCGGGCATGGCGAGGAGGCGGCGCTGATCTTCGAAGGCGACCGTTGGGACATGGCGCGCGACGGCGGACGCGGCGGGCCGATCGACAGCTTCCGCGTCAGCCGCAAACAGTTGCTGCTGGAGAGCGTGAAGTGCGCACTGGCGCTGCAGGCGCTGGGGCTGAAGGCCGGCGACCGAATCGCGCTCAACATGCCGAGCATCGTTCCGCAAATCTATTGGACCGAAGGCGCGAAGCGGCTGGGGATCGTCTATACGCCGGTGTTCGGGGGCTTCAGCGACAAGACGCTGTCCGACCGGATCGCCGATGCCGGCGCGCGGGTGGTGGTGACGGCGGACGGCAGTTACAGGAACGCGCAGGTGGCGGCCTTCAAGACCGCCTATACCGATCCGGCGCTCGACAATTTCGTGCCGGTGCCGGTGGCGATGGCGCTGCTGCGGGGGCAGCTGGCGGAGGCGGCGCTGGGGCTGGATGCGGCGGACGCGGCGCGGATCGAGGCGGTGGTGGCCGAGACGCTGGCCGGCGAAGTGACGGTCGAGCGGTCCGACGTGATGCGCGGTGTCGGGCGGGCGCTCGCCGAGCTGGGCGCGCGGCTGACGCCGGCGGAAGCGTCGAAGGTGCGGATCGCGATCGCCTCCGCGCTGGTGGAGGCGCCGCCGCGGGTGGAGGCGGTGGTGGTGGTGCGCCACACCGGGCAACCGGATATCGTCTGGCGGCCCGAGCGCGACCGCTGGAGCCATGAGCTGACGGCGGCGGCGCTGGAGACATTGCTGGCGGCGGCGCGGGACGCGGGGTTCGCGGTGGCGGACGAGGCGGCGCTGCAGGCGCTTTCGGATGCGGATTTCGTGCGCGCGCTGTGGGCGGCCTGCCCGCCGCTGCCGGTGGAGGCGGACTATCCGCTGTTCTTCATCTACACCTCCGGCTCGACCGGCAAGCCGAAGGGCGCGGTGCATGGCCATGGCGGCTATGTCGCCGGCATCGCGCACAGCATGAAGGTGGCGTTCGATGCCGGGCCGGGCGACGTCATCTATGTGGTCGCCGATCCGGGCTGGATTACCGGGCAGAGCTATCTGATCTCGGCGGCGCTGACGACGCGGGTGACGAGTGTGATTTCCGAAGGCTCTCCCGTGTTCCCGCACGCCGGCCGCTTCGCCTCGATGATCGAGCGGCATGGCGTGACCATCTTCAAGGCCGGGGTCACCTTCCTGAAATCGGTGATGACCGATGCCGCGAACCTGGCCGACCTGAAGGCCTATGACATGGGCAGCCTGAAGGTGGCGACCTTCTGCGCGGAGCCGACATCGCCGGCGGTGCAGGCATTCGGCATGGAACATGTGACGCCGCGCTACATCAACAGCTATTGGGCGACCGAGCATGGCGGCATCGCCTGGACTCATTTCTTCGGCAATGAAGATTTCCCGCTGCGGGCGGATGCGCATACCTATCCGCTGCCGTGGATCGTGGGCGATGTGTGGGTGGAGGATACGCAAGGGACGGGTGCCGGCCTTTATGCGCGCGACGGCGATGACGGCGTGCCGTGGCGGGTGGCGGAGGAGGGCGAAAAGGGCGAGATCGTGATCGCGGCGCCTTATCCCTATCTCGCGCGGACGATCTGGGGCGATGCGCAAGGCTTCCGCGTGACCGATGGCGCGGTGGACGGTGCCTGGCGGGGTGATGCGGCGCGGTGGGAGGGCGGATACTGGCGGCGCTGGCGCGGCGCCTGGGGCTATACCCAGGGCGATTTCGCGGTGAAGCATGGCGACGGCAGCTTCAGCCTGCACGGCCGCAGCGACGATGTGATCAACGTGTCCGGCCACCGCATGGGGACGGAGGAAATCGAGGGGGCGATTTTGCGCGACAAGGCGCTCGACCCCGAGTCGCCGGTGGGCAATGTGTTGGTGGTGGGGGCGCCGCACCGGGAGAAGGGCCTGACGCCGCTCGCCTTCGTGCTGCCGGCGGCGGGGCGGAAGTTGAGCCGCGACGACCGGCGGCGGCTGGCGGACCTGGTGCGCACGGAAAAGGGCGCGGTGGCGGTGCCGGCGGATTTCCTGGAGGTGAGCGCCTTTCCCGAGACGCGCAGCGGCAAATATGTGCGGCGGATGGTGCGGGCGCTGGTGGAGGGCGGCGAGCTGGGGGATACCTCGACGCTGCGCAATCCGGAGAGCCTGGACGAGCTGCGGCGGGTGATCGACGCGTGGAGCCAAGAGCAGGCGCTGGCGGACGAGCAGCAGCTGTTCGACCGTTACCGTTATTTCACCATCCAGTATAATCGGGTCGCGCCGGGCAAGCGGGTGGCGACGGTGACGGTGACGAATCCGCCGGTCAATGCGCTGAACGAGCGGGCGATCGACGAGCTGGTGATCGTGGTGGAGCATCTGGCGCGCAAGGATGATGTGGTGGCGGTGGTGTTCACCGGGCAGGGTAACGCCAGCTTCGTGGCGGGCGCGGACATCCGCCAGATGCTGGAGGAGGTGCACAGCCGCGAGGAGGCGCTGGTGCTGCCCAACAACGCGCAGCTGGCGTTCCGCAGGATCGAGACGATGGGGAAGCCGTGCATCGCCGCCATCCAGGGCGTGGCGCTGGGCGGCGGGATGGAGTTTGCGCTGGCGTGCCATTACCGGGTGGCGGAGCCGGTGGCACGGTTCGGCCAGCCGGAGATAAGGTTGCGGTTGTTGCCGGGCTATGGCGGGACGCAGCGGCTGCCGCGGTTGCTGGCGGATCGCGGCGGGGCGCAGGGGTTGCGCGATGCGCTGGACCTGGTGCTGGGCGGGCGCAGCATCGACGCGGCGAAGGCGGCCGACATCGGCCTGGTGGACCGGGTTGTCGAGGGCAGCGAGGATGCGCTGTCCGCGGCGCATGCGGCGATCCGCGACTGGCTGCTGCATGGGGCTCACAGCGCGCTGGGGCATGCGTTCGACGAGCGGGAGCGGGCGATCTCGGGCTGGGAGGCGGCGGAGCCCTTCGATTTCGATGCGGCGCTGGCGGACGCGCATGTGCAGCGGATTTTGCGGCAGCTCGACTGGGCCGGGCGGGGCGCGGCCGGCGCGCGGGCGGTGGAGGCGATGCGCACCGGCTGGACCAGGGGGATGAGCGCGGGGTTGCGGCGGGAGGCGGAATTGTTCGCCGATGCCATCGTCGATCCGGCGGGCGGCAAGACCGGCATCCGGCAGTTCATGGACAAGACCAGCCCGCCACTACCCGTGCGGCGCGATGGCGTGTGGATCGATGGCGAGCATGCGGCGCGGCGCGAGCGGTTGATTGCCGCCGGCGAGATGCTGCCGCTGGGGGCGGCTTTCTATCCGGGCGTGACGCCGATCCCCGAGTGGCAGCTGGCGTTCGGGGTGGCGCGGGACGCGGAGACGGGGGCGCCACGCTTTGGCCCGCCGGCGAGCCATGAGCGCGAGCTGATCGTGAAGGTGGAGCGGCCCGAACCGAACGAGGCGCTGGTGTACATGCTGACCAGCGAGGTGAACTTCAACGATATCTGGGCCCTGACGGGCATCCCCGTGTCGCCTTTCGATGGCCATGAGGAGGATGTGCAGGTGACGGGGTCGGGGGGCATTGCCCTGATCGCGGCGCTGGGGAGCGAGGTGAAAGCGGAGGGACGGCTGAAGGTGGGGGATCTGGTGGCGGTCTATTCCGGCACCAGTGACCTGTTGTCGCCGGCGGCGGGGAATGACCCGATGTTCGCGGGGTTCGCCATCCAGGGCTATGAGACGAAGACCGGCAGCCATGCGCAGTTTCTGGTGACCCAGGGGCCACAACTGCATCCCGTGCCCGCCGACCTGCCGCTGGAGGCGGCGGGGAGCTATGTGCTGAACCTGGGGACGATCACCCGCTGCCTGTTCACGACGCTGGCGATCGAGCCGGGACGGACGCTGTTCGTGGAGGGTGCGGCGACGGGAACCGGGCTGGACGCGCTGCGCAGCGCGGCGCGGACGGGCTTGCAGGTGACGGGGCTGGTTTCGACAGAGGAACGCGCTGCGTTCATCGGGACGCAGGGAGCGATCGCCGCGATCAACCGGCGGGATGCGCGGTTCGCGGACGGGTTTACCATTGTGCCCGAAGCACCGGACGCGGCGCGGGCGTGGGAAGCGGCGGGGCAACCGCTGATCGAGGAATATCGCCGGCTGAACGGCGGCAGGCTGGCGGATTATGTGGTGAGCCATGCCGGCGAGACGGCGTTTCCGCGCAGTTTCCAGCTGCTGGCGGAGGGTGGCGTGCTGGCCTTCTATGGCGCCTCCTCAGGCTATCATTTCAGTTTCATGGGCAAGGCGGGCAGGGCGATGCCGGAGGTGATGCTGCGGCGCGCGGGGTTGCGGGGCGGGGAGGCGGTGCTGCTGTTCTACGGCCCGCGCTCGACGGCGTTGCTGGACGAGACGGGCCTGGAGATGATCGAGGCGGCGCGGCGGTTCGGGGCGCGGACGGTGGTGGCGGTGACCACCGATGGCCAGCGCGAGTTTTTGCAGTCGCTGGGGCTGGAGGAGGCGATTGCCGGGATCGTCAGCCTGGAGAGCTTGCGGCGGCGGGCGGGCAGGGATTTTGACTGGCCCGAGACGATGCCGCGCCTGCCCGATGCCAAGGTGGATATCGAGGCGTTCAAGGCCGCGGTGCGCGATTATCAGGAGCGGACGATGAAGCCGTTCGGCGGCGCGGTGGGGGCCATCCTGCGATCGGCCGACAATCCGCGCGGCGCGCCGGACCTGGTGATGGAGCGGGCGGGGCAGGACACGCTGGGGATTTCGACCTCTCTGGTGAAGCCGTTCACAGGCCGGGTGGTGTTTGCCGAGGAGATGGCGGGGCAGCGCTTCACTTTCTATGCGCCGCAGGTGTGGACGCGGCAGCGGCGCATCCTGATGCCGACGGCGGAGATTCGCGGCACGCATTTGTGCAACGCGCATGAGGTGACGCGGATGAACGACATGATCGCCGCGGGCCTGCTGGAGGTGACGCCGCCGACGGTGGTGCCGTGGGAGGGACTGCCGGAGGCGCACCAGGCGATGTGGGAGAACCGGCACGGGGCCGCCACCTATGTGGTCAACCATGCGCTGCCGGCGATGGGATTGCGCGGGCGTGACGCGCTGCTGGAACGCTGGGCGAGCCGAGAGGGAGACGGGGCATGA